From Deinococcus malanensis, the proteins below share one genomic window:
- a CDS encoding PIG-L deacetylase family protein yields the protein MSSTPTLLAIFAHPDDEAFSVGGTLTHYARRGVRVVLACATRGEAGKITVPGMTVDDLGAQREQELRDACMALEIPEPVFLNYHDSGRFERTRHNDPLALMNVAPTEVEVQLRALIEQVQPQVMVTFDPHGSYGHIDHLQIQRATAGAFFSSGHLPNGGPQRLYYTALPYEAIEALALMGQDLDPLMYGVSPGTIAVRMDVSAYAGNKKAALAAHGTQMGEQSLLGRMSAEERDRMESQMLGQELFAVGGTRTGLPSFPLRGLFDGLPGLEALDD from the coding sequence ATGTCCTCCACGCCGACCCTGCTGGCCATTTTCGCCCACCCTGACGATGAAGCTTTTAGCGTCGGCGGTACCCTGACCCATTACGCACGGCGCGGCGTGCGGGTCGTGCTGGCCTGCGCCACGCGTGGAGAGGCTGGCAAGATCACGGTTCCAGGCATGACCGTGGATGACCTGGGGGCCCAGCGTGAACAGGAGCTGCGCGACGCATGTATGGCCCTGGAGATCCCCGAGCCCGTATTTCTGAACTACCACGACTCGGGCCGCTTCGAGCGCACGCGCCACAACGACCCCCTGGCCCTGATGAATGTCGCTCCCACGGAGGTGGAGGTGCAGCTGCGTGCCCTGATCGAGCAGGTGCAGCCTCAGGTCATGGTGACGTTCGATCCGCATGGGAGCTACGGTCATATCGACCACCTGCAGATTCAGCGGGCAACCGCAGGAGCCTTTTTCAGCTCGGGCCATCTGCCGAATGGAGGACCCCAGCGGCTGTACTACACCGCTCTGCCATACGAGGCGATCGAAGCTCTGGCCCTGATGGGTCAGGACCTTGACCCGCTGATGTACGGCGTGTCACCCGGGACCATCGCCGTGCGCATGGACGTCAGCGCCTACGCCGGGAACAAGAAAGCGGCGCTGGCAGCGCACGGGACTCAGATGGGTGAGCAGAGTCTGCTGGGCCGCATGTCCGCCGAAGAACGCGACCGGATGGAGTCGCAGATGCTGGGGCAGGAGCTGTTTGCCGTGGGTGGCACCCGCACCGGGCTGCCCTCGTTTCCTCTGCGCGGGCTGTTTGACGGCCTGCCGGGTCTGGAAGCGCTGGACGATTGA
- a CDS encoding transcriptional regulator — protein sequence MSSPLAPDSPEHGAIPGPVVAIPVYAGVSELELGIMVTVCRLCGGPGATRTVNRSRASILTAGGLVSTPHVLYAALPEPAALLLPGGPGAAKASRDPLLRAFLSAHAALPAGASGSGLLLLGEAGCLRGREIGASDNLTETLWSYEPLEIHPGQAVTDTHLRTAPAGLGAFEAALHVAGALWGEDAAGDAARRLGYQ from the coding sequence GTGAGCAGCCCGTTGGCGCCTGACAGTCCAGAACACGGTGCCATTCCCGGTCCAGTGGTGGCCATTCCGGTCTACGCCGGGGTCAGTGAACTGGAACTGGGGATCATGGTGACGGTCTGCCGGCTGTGCGGCGGACCGGGCGCCACCCGGACGGTCAACCGGTCGCGTGCCAGCATCCTGACGGCAGGCGGACTGGTCAGCACGCCGCACGTGTTGTATGCGGCCCTGCCCGAGCCCGCCGCACTGCTGCTTCCCGGCGGACCAGGGGCAGCAAAGGCGAGCCGCGATCCCCTCCTGCGCGCTTTTCTGAGTGCGCATGCCGCGCTTCCTGCAGGTGCCAGCGGCAGCGGCCTGCTCCTGCTGGGCGAGGCCGGCTGCCTCCGCGGGCGCGAAATCGGCGCCAGTGACAACCTCACGGAGACGTTGTGGAGCTATGAGCCGCTGGAGATACACCCCGGTCAGGCCGTGACTGACACCCACTTGCGGACAGCGCCGGCTGGCCTGGGCGCTTTCGAAGCCGCGCTGCATGTCGCTGGCGCACTCTGGGGAGAGGACGCCGCTGGTGACGCGGCCCGGCGTCTGGGTTACCAGTAG
- the trpA gene encoding tryptophan synthase subunit alpha — translation MTATVTRGVERLHRAFARANADGRAAFIPFMTGGYPSVEAFPALADQLIEQADIMEIGIPYSDPLGDGPTIQRASERALAGGTSTRGTLELIRELRSRHETPIVVMTYVNPIYAVGPEKFMALAAEVGVDGLILPDLPPDQDLEIADLAAKYGLAVTFLIAPTSTPARVELVAQACTGFLYAVSVTGVTGTREGTAMGEVPAMLELARKHATVPVVVGFGVKDAATAHQVAQVADGVVVGSAFINAARDGADVSALASEIAAGCRR, via the coding sequence ATGACAGCCACCGTGACCCGTGGGGTGGAGCGCCTGCACCGCGCCTTTGCCCGTGCCAATGCCGACGGCCGCGCAGCCTTTATCCCGTTCATGACCGGCGGGTACCCCAGCGTGGAGGCTTTCCCTGCTCTGGCCGACCAGCTGATCGAACAGGCCGACATCATGGAGATCGGCATTCCGTACAGTGACCCCCTGGGAGATGGGCCCACCATCCAACGCGCCTCCGAGCGCGCGCTGGCCGGCGGGACCAGCACCCGGGGCACCCTGGAGCTGATCCGTGAGCTGCGCAGCCGCCACGAAACGCCCATCGTGGTGATGACCTATGTCAATCCCATCTATGCCGTCGGCCCCGAGAAATTCATGGCCCTGGCTGCCGAGGTGGGCGTGGACGGCCTGATTCTGCCGGACCTGCCACCTGACCAGGATCTGGAGATCGCAGACCTCGCTGCAAAGTATGGCCTGGCGGTGACTTTCCTGATCGCGCCCACCTCGACTCCTGCCCGAGTTGAACTCGTGGCACAGGCCTGTACGGGGTTCCTGTATGCCGTCAGCGTGACCGGCGTCACCGGCACCCGTGAGGGAACGGCGATGGGCGAAGTGCCTGCGATGCTGGAACTGGCCCGCAAGCATGCCACGGTGCCGGTTGTCGTGGGTTTTGGGGTCAAGGATGCCGCCACTGCCCATCAGGTGGCACAAGTGGCCGACGGCGTGGTCGTGGGCAGCGCCTTTATCAATGCGGCCCGCGACGGTGCGGACGTTTCCGCACTGGCCAGTGAGATTGCCGCCGGCTGTCGGCGCTGA
- a CDS encoding MraY family glycosyltransferase has translation MDSLGALAAQFGIADLFGRGFFSVMITFFAAWVFTWQFIPRLRDFAVNAGWADQPNARRLNKEPLPNAGGLAIFAGFVTSVVLAWALRPIMVEIVNIQVLSILLGASIMVLVGFIDDQFGLSPITRLVVQVLVAVLLVVNGLKMDFNAIPFLPVLPDAVNEPLSTLLTIVWIVGLTNAVNLMDGVDGVVGGVGFVVSMVLLVTAAQFTDRAAAVILLAGLAGATLGYLRHNFNPSRIIMGDAGAYLIGFTLAAVSLLGTLKFSAGASLIVPLIVLALPVLDTTQVVIGRLARGIRNPLGHPDKTHIHHRVLARTSSARRTAVILWMVALACGMLGMLLQGVPILAIGLTGVLVLLCLWFVAHRRVRAHSREVRHPAPPESHSTRP, from the coding sequence ATGGACTCACTGGGGGCGCTCGCCGCGCAATTCGGTATTGCCGACCTGTTTGGACGCGGCTTTTTCAGCGTGATGATCACTTTTTTCGCTGCCTGGGTGTTCACCTGGCAGTTTATTCCCCGGCTCCGGGATTTCGCGGTGAATGCCGGGTGGGCCGACCAGCCAAATGCCCGGCGGCTCAACAAGGAGCCCCTGCCCAACGCCGGCGGGCTGGCTATCTTTGCCGGCTTTGTCACCAGCGTCGTGCTGGCCTGGGCCCTGCGCCCCATCATGGTCGAGATTGTCAATATCCAGGTGCTGTCGATTCTGCTGGGTGCCAGCATCATGGTGCTGGTCGGCTTTATCGATGACCAGTTCGGCCTCTCGCCCATAACGCGCCTGGTGGTCCAGGTGCTGGTCGCCGTGCTCCTGGTGGTCAACGGGCTGAAGATGGATTTCAACGCCATTCCGTTTCTGCCGGTGCTGCCTGACGCCGTCAACGAGCCGCTCAGTACCCTGCTGACCATCGTGTGGATCGTGGGTCTGACCAATGCCGTCAACCTGATGGACGGGGTGGACGGAGTGGTCGGCGGCGTGGGTTTCGTGGTCAGCATGGTGCTGCTGGTGACTGCCGCGCAGTTCACCGACCGGGCCGCAGCCGTGATTCTGCTGGCGGGACTGGCCGGAGCAACTCTCGGCTACCTGCGCCACAACTTCAACCCCAGCCGAATTATCATGGGAGACGCCGGGGCGTACCTGATCGGGTTTACCTTGGCAGCCGTCAGCCTGCTCGGCACCCTCAAATTCAGTGCAGGAGCCAGTCTGATCGTGCCCCTGATCGTGCTCGCGCTGCCTGTGCTGGATACGACCCAGGTGGTCATTGGTCGCCTGGCTCGCGGCATCCGCAATCCCCTGGGGCATCCGGACAAGACCCATATTCACCACCGGGTGCTGGCCCGGACCTCCAGTGCCCGCCGCACCGCCGTCATCCTGTGGATGGTGGCCCTGGCCTGCGGCATGCTTGGAATGTTGTTGCAGGGCGTTCCGATCCTGGCAATCGGCCTGACCGGGGTGCTGGTGCTGCTGTGCCTGTGGTTTGTCGCGCACCGCCGGGTCCGGGCCCACAGCCGTGAAGTGCGGCACCCCGCTCCCCCTGAATCCCATTCCACGAGGCCCTGA
- a CDS encoding ParA family protein, with the protein MPTVLAITSDKGGVGKSTLAVHLAGALTERGLKAVLIDEDGRVGTSLKWAARATQRGCPLPFPVLSADDVKPKRLTDLDVVLIDTEGRPKRKDLRALATQADLLLIPSGPGTLELDAARGLLDYLDDEVSAARRARVVLTRVPVQGKVGKEASEDLRDSGVTVCNTMIRNFTAYQRAAELATLVREVRDPRTVPAWNDILALSRELI; encoded by the coding sequence ATGCCCACCGTGCTCGCCATTACATCTGACAAGGGCGGCGTGGGCAAAAGCACCCTGGCGGTTCATCTGGCAGGCGCGCTGACCGAGCGCGGCCTGAAGGCGGTACTGATCGATGAAGATGGCCGGGTGGGCACCAGCCTGAAGTGGGCTGCGCGCGCTACCCAGCGGGGCTGCCCCCTGCCATTTCCCGTCCTGTCTGCCGATGACGTGAAACCCAAACGGCTCACTGACCTCGACGTCGTGCTGATCGACACCGAAGGCCGGCCCAAGCGCAAGGATCTGCGGGCGCTGGCCACCCAGGCGGACCTGCTGCTGATTCCCAGCGGTCCTGGCACCCTGGAACTGGACGCGGCCCGCGGCCTGCTGGACTATCTGGACGATGAGGTCAGCGCGGCGCGGCGTGCGCGGGTGGTCCTGACCCGGGTGCCGGTCCAGGGGAAGGTGGGCAAGGAGGCAAGCGAGGACCTGCGGGATTCTGGCGTGACGGTGTGCAATACCATGATCCGTAACTTCACCGCCTACCAGCGCGCGGCTGAGCTCGCCACCCTGGTACGGGAGGTGCGAGACCCGCGCACGGTGCCGGCCTGGAATGACATCCTGGCCTTGTCCAGGGAACTGATATGA
- the wecB gene encoding non-hydrolyzing UDP-N-acetylglucosamine 2-epimerase encodes MTSTEKRIVLAFGTRPEATKMAPVYRAVEQTCGLKPLILSTGQQRQMLDGALNVFGLTPDHDLNVMTDRQTLADLTARIVPQAGRTLREMGADMVLVHGDTSTSFCVALSAFYEGIPVGHVEAGLRSGNLQEPFPEEANRRLTGVLSTLDFAPTGGSRDNLLREGKAEHGIFVTGQTAVDAVREVAGRVPLRPAWRQRIEAGQRLVTVTMHRRENQPMMREMAEALGRVAQAHPELHFIYPVHLSPAVQEAVRPALGSLPNFELIEPLDYSEMAPLMAASVLLATDSGGLQEEGAALGVPVAVLRNVTERPEGVEAGVLKLAGNDPQQLEATLLDLLGSEDQLAAMRRARNPYGDGKAAGRIAQAIAWHFGLNRRPDDWQ; translated from the coding sequence ATGACCTCTACTGAAAAGCGAATTGTGCTCGCCTTTGGCACCCGTCCTGAAGCCACCAAGATGGCGCCGGTGTACCGCGCCGTGGAGCAGACCTGTGGCCTGAAGCCCCTCATTCTGTCGACCGGTCAGCAGCGCCAGATGCTCGATGGCGCCCTGAATGTTTTTGGCCTCACGCCAGACCATGACCTGAACGTCATGACCGACCGCCAGACCCTGGCCGACCTGACCGCGCGGATCGTTCCCCAGGCGGGCCGGACCCTGCGTGAGATGGGCGCGGATATGGTCCTGGTGCACGGCGATACCAGCACGTCCTTCTGCGTGGCCCTCTCGGCCTTTTACGAAGGCATCCCGGTCGGCCATGTGGAAGCCGGGCTGCGCAGTGGCAACCTCCAGGAACCCTTTCCCGAGGAAGCCAACCGCCGTCTCACCGGCGTGCTGTCCACCCTGGACTTTGCGCCTACCGGAGGCAGCAGGGACAATCTGCTGCGTGAGGGCAAGGCGGAGCACGGCATTTTTGTGACCGGTCAAACGGCGGTCGACGCTGTGCGCGAGGTGGCGGGCCGTGTTCCCCTTCGCCCCGCCTGGCGCCAGCGGATCGAGGCGGGCCAGCGCCTGGTAACCGTCACCATGCACCGCCGGGAGAACCAGCCCATGATGCGCGAAATGGCCGAGGCCCTGGGCCGGGTGGCACAGGCACATCCTGAGCTTCATTTTATTTACCCGGTTCACCTGTCGCCCGCTGTGCAGGAGGCCGTGCGGCCCGCACTCGGCAGCCTGCCGAACTTCGAACTGATCGAGCCGCTGGACTACAGCGAGATGGCTCCACTGATGGCGGCCAGTGTTCTGCTGGCCACCGACAGCGGCGGCCTGCAGGAGGAGGGCGCTGCCCTCGGTGTGCCCGTGGCGGTGCTGCGCAACGTCACCGAACGCCCCGAGGGTGTGGAAGCCGGCGTCCTGAAACTTGCCGGGAACGATCCTCAGCAGCTTGAGGCCACCCTGCTGGACCTGCTGGGTAGCGAGGATCAGCTCGCGGCCATGCGTCGGGCGCGTAACCCCTACGGTGATGGAAAGGCAGCCGGACGCATCGCCCAGGCCATTGCCTGGCATTTCGGCCTGAACCGCCGCCCGGACGACTGGCAATAG
- the gluQRS gene encoding tRNA glutamyl-Q(34) synthetase GluQRS: MTATPAVIGRFAPSPTGAMHMGNARTALLAWLHSRAAGGRHLLRFEDLDVGRVREWACDATRRDLEWLGLDWDEESLQSRHIERYAAAAAQLDTYGCTCTRREIQQVIQDSAGAPHGEEPIYPGTCRLRPVSAIRTPALRWHVPDWTVCISDALGGSALCQNLRTEVGDFVLRRGDGVFAYHLAVVVDDAASGVTDVVRGKDLLPATPRQAALQRALGLPTPRYLHVPLMTGFRGERLAKRGGAPPLMALREAGEPPGRVLSALAASLGWPVPGEVSASELLPLWQSFVTTAQT, from the coding sequence ATGACCGCGACCCCTGCCGTCATTGGCCGCTTTGCTCCGAGCCCCACTGGTGCCATGCACATGGGCAACGCCCGCACCGCGCTGCTGGCCTGGTTGCATTCGCGCGCGGCAGGCGGACGCCACCTTCTTCGCTTCGAGGACCTGGATGTGGGACGCGTCCGGGAATGGGCCTGCGACGCGACGCGCCGGGACCTGGAGTGGCTGGGGCTGGACTGGGATGAAGAGAGCCTTCAGTCGAGGCACATCGAGCGTTATGCGGCCGCTGCGGCGCAGCTGGACACTTACGGCTGCACCTGTACTCGCCGCGAGATTCAGCAGGTCATCCAAGACAGCGCCGGTGCTCCCCACGGTGAGGAGCCCATCTACCCTGGAACCTGCCGGCTGCGTCCCGTGTCCGCGATCCGCACACCGGCGCTGCGCTGGCATGTCCCGGACTGGACCGTCTGTATCAGTGACGCGCTGGGCGGCTCGGCTCTCTGCCAGAATCTGCGGACCGAGGTTGGTGACTTCGTGCTGCGACGCGGCGACGGGGTCTTCGCCTACCATTTGGCCGTGGTGGTAGACGACGCGGCGTCGGGTGTGACCGACGTGGTGCGTGGCAAGGACCTGCTGCCCGCCACCCCCCGGCAGGCCGCCCTGCAGCGGGCCCTTGGTCTGCCCACGCCGCGCTACCTGCACGTGCCCCTGATGACCGGGTTCCGCGGCGAGCGGCTGGCCAAACGCGGCGGCGCCCCACCCCTGATGGCGCTGCGCGAAGCGGGAGAACCGCCGGGCCGCGTGCTGTCCGCCCTCGCGGCTTCCCTGGGCTGGCCGGTACCAGGAGAAGTGTCGGCTTCCGAACTGCTGCCCCTGTGGCAGAGTTTTGTAACCACTGCACAAACTTAG
- a CDS encoding diacylglycerol/lipid kinase family protein → MVSDPPSRFERVAVVLNSFAGGGLAQREWPRLERELLARGLQFDLIQESSGDEALNRVQNLPVTMPVVAVGGDGTVRSLIPALVGTGRPLVIVPLGTGNDFAGMLGLRSGHLEAAVAHLDAPPRQVDALDVTITEGERTGQRAVLLNGLGMGFDAQVALNMTRAPVRLSGLARYGWAALVTLRELKLATVRVLVDGREFYHGKSALVAVMNGTRYGGGFQISPVSDVQDGEVNVLASGPLGPFRLLLLMLAVLRGVHLGREGVHHTPGRWITVRWDEPTPLHLDGDLHGSVREVQVRVLPGAVTLLHHQ, encoded by the coding sequence ATTGTGAGTGACCCACCCAGCCGGTTCGAGCGCGTAGCCGTTGTATTGAATTCTTTCGCGGGCGGCGGTCTGGCTCAGCGGGAGTGGCCACGCCTTGAACGGGAACTGCTCGCGCGCGGCCTGCAGTTCGACCTGATTCAGGAAAGCTCCGGGGACGAGGCGCTGAACCGGGTCCAGAACCTTCCTGTGACCATGCCGGTAGTCGCGGTGGGTGGTGACGGCACGGTACGGTCTCTGATACCTGCGCTGGTCGGAACCGGTCGGCCCCTGGTCATCGTGCCCCTGGGCACTGGCAACGATTTTGCAGGCATGCTGGGGCTCCGTTCCGGGCATCTGGAGGCAGCAGTGGCCCACCTGGATGCCCCACCGCGTCAGGTGGACGCCCTGGACGTGACGATCACGGAAGGGGAACGGACAGGGCAACGTGCGGTACTGCTCAACGGCCTGGGAATGGGGTTCGACGCGCAGGTGGCCCTGAACATGACGCGTGCCCCGGTACGGCTGTCCGGGCTGGCCCGGTATGGATGGGCCGCCCTGGTGACCCTGCGGGAGCTCAAACTGGCCACAGTGCGCGTGCTGGTAGATGGCCGCGAGTTCTATCACGGCAAAAGTGCCCTGGTAGCTGTCATGAACGGCACCCGGTACGGCGGTGGCTTTCAGATCAGCCCGGTTTCAGATGTCCAGGACGGCGAGGTCAACGTGCTTGCCAGCGGGCCGCTGGGTCCATTCCGGCTGCTGCTGCTGATGCTGGCGGTGCTGCGCGGGGTTCATCTGGGCCGGGAGGGTGTGCACCACACCCCAGGCCGGTGGATCACCGTCCGGTGGGACGAACCCACGCCGCTGCACCTGGACGGGGACCTGCACGGCTCGGTGCGGGAAGTGCAGGTGCGTGTGCTGCCGGGAGCCGTGACTCTGCTGCATCACCAATGA
- a CDS encoding DUF3208 domain-containing protein translates to MSITDSQAGGRAAVRLLQGYMWHPQDADVDLDHYLPRELELPDPPGMSGTEDAHVLWDSVQPPFAFFENGEPTAFQVFYQFTVLRVYDERPGNDALHADATAASQTLNPLLDSTPPGVGWQLWEDLRDL, encoded by the coding sequence GTGAGCATCACCGATTCGCAGGCCGGGGGCCGCGCCGCTGTCCGCCTGTTGCAGGGCTACATGTGGCACCCGCAGGACGCCGACGTGGACCTCGACCACTACCTGCCGCGCGAGCTGGAGCTGCCCGATCCACCAGGAATGAGCGGCACAGAAGACGCGCACGTGCTGTGGGACAGTGTGCAGCCACCGTTTGCCTTTTTCGAGAACGGCGAACCGACTGCATTTCAGGTGTTCTACCAGTTCACGGTGCTGCGGGTGTACGACGAACGACCCGGCAACGACGCCCTGCACGCCGACGCCACCGCGGCCAGCCAGACCCTCAACCCGCTGCTCGACAGCACGCCACCCGGCGTGGGCTGGCAGCTGTGGGAAGACCTGCGCGACCTGTAA
- a CDS encoding tetratricopeptide repeat protein, with protein MRTSILTLTLSLAAITGVAGAQTFKEAQTLLNQGKWQEAASAAAALNTSEGFALAAEATTAGAGLSPDTQKKALFLQAQDYADKAIEKNRNNAEAYFEKARAQGRLAQYSGILQSLGLAGDMKKNLEKALQLNPRLAGAYVAVGLWNANLVSKGFVATQATGANKNNVVPNFKKAIELEPANPTHRVEYVNAMLLLNAKDNRAFAVQQLQAAINMGGDSFWQKRDVEAARTLLARLR; from the coding sequence ATGCGCACATCAATCCTGACCCTCACCCTAAGCCTGGCGGCCATCACTGGAGTGGCAGGTGCCCAAACGTTCAAAGAGGCGCAGACCCTGCTCAACCAGGGCAAATGGCAGGAGGCCGCCTCGGCTGCCGCCGCCCTGAACACCAGCGAGGGCTTTGCGCTGGCGGCCGAAGCCACCACGGCGGGCGCCGGCCTCAGCCCCGATACCCAGAAAAAGGCCCTCTTCCTTCAGGCACAGGACTACGCGGACAAGGCCATAGAAAAGAACCGCAACAACGCGGAGGCCTATTTTGAAAAGGCCCGCGCTCAGGGCCGGCTGGCGCAATACAGCGGCATTCTTCAGAGCCTCGGACTGGCCGGGGACATGAAGAAGAACCTTGAAAAGGCCCTGCAGCTGAACCCCAGATTGGCCGGCGCCTACGTGGCCGTGGGGCTGTGGAACGCAAATCTGGTGAGCAAGGGGTTCGTGGCCACACAGGCGACCGGGGCCAACAAGAACAACGTGGTGCCCAACTTCAAGAAGGCCATTGAGCTCGAACCCGCCAACCCCACCCACCGTGTGGAGTATGTCAACGCCATGCTGCTGCTCAATGCCAAGGACAACCGGGCCTTTGCCGTGCAGCAACTGCAGGCGGCAATCAATATGGGCGGTGACAGCTTCTGGCAGAAGCGCGATGTGGAGGCGGCCAGGACCCTGCTGGCCAGGCTCCGGTAA
- the upp gene encoding uracil phosphoribosyltransferase yields the protein MVTVVTHPLLQHKLSLMRDVQTGVKEFRELASEVSLLLAYEAMRDLELSPHRLTTPLVEADFPMLSGKKLALVAILRAGLVMTDAIVDLVPAAKVGHIGLYRDPQSLLPVAYYNKLPADIAERRVFLTDPMLATGGSASAAIQSLKDAGAQSIKLMSILAAPEGIAVIERDHPDVEIVVAAVDSHLNDHGYIVPGLGDAGDRIYGTK from the coding sequence ATGGTTACGGTTGTTACCCACCCCCTGCTGCAGCACAAGCTCTCGCTGATGCGTGACGTTCAGACTGGCGTCAAGGAATTCCGGGAACTGGCCAGCGAGGTCAGCCTGCTGCTGGCCTACGAGGCCATGCGCGACCTGGAACTGTCTCCGCATCGGCTTACCACCCCGCTGGTCGAAGCTGACTTTCCGATGCTCAGTGGCAAGAAGTTGGCGCTGGTGGCCATTCTGCGGGCCGGACTGGTCATGACCGACGCCATCGTGGACCTCGTTCCCGCCGCCAAGGTGGGGCATATCGGGCTGTACCGTGACCCCCAGAGCCTGCTGCCGGTCGCGTACTACAACAAGCTCCCTGCCGACATCGCCGAGCGGCGCGTCTTCCTGACCGACCCGATGCTGGCCACCGGGGGCAGTGCTAGCGCCGCGATTCAGAGTCTCAAGGACGCGGGCGCCCAGAGCATCAAACTGATGTCGATCCTGGCCGCCCCCGAGGGCATCGCGGTGATCGAGCGGGACCACCCGGACGTCGAGATCGTGGTGGCCGCCGTCGACAGCCACCTGAACGACCACGGGTACATCGTGCCGGGCCTGGGCGACGCGGGGGACCGGATCTACGGCACCAAATAA
- the trpB gene encoding tryptophan synthase subunit beta, giving the protein MALIFPTFPLPDVRGRFGRYGGRYVPETLIPALDELDSAYQVAKQDPAFLTELDRLYREFVGRPSGLYFARRLTEHAGGAKIYLKREDQNYTGAHKINNCLAQALLAVRMGKRRVIAETGAGQHGVASATAAALLGLECVVYMGEEDIRRQALNVFRMKLLGAEVRPVTSGTGTLKDATNEAIREWVTHVRETFYILGSVVGPHPYPAMVRDFQSIIGEEVMLQLPALEGRSVPDAVVACVGGGSNAIGIFAPFAYLPPDQRPRLIGTEAAGEGVHTGKHAASVAGGRVGVLHGSMMYLMNDDEGQIVPPHSISAGLDYPGIGPEHCYYSDAGLAEYVPVTDAQALEALQMLTRLEGIIPALESSHAVYHAVELARTMRPEQVIVVNLSGRGDKDVAEVMRLLDLSRETASGQKIQEVSA; this is encoded by the coding sequence ATGGCCCTCATATTCCCGACTTTTCCGCTGCCGGATGTACGCGGTCGCTTTGGCCGTTACGGTGGGCGGTACGTCCCCGAAACCCTGATTCCCGCCCTGGATGAACTCGACTCCGCGTATCAGGTGGCCAAGCAGGATCCCGCCTTCCTGACTGAACTCGACCGCCTGTACCGCGAGTTCGTGGGCCGTCCCAGTGGCCTGTACTTCGCCCGCCGGCTGACCGAGCATGCCGGCGGCGCGAAGATCTACCTCAAGCGCGAGGACCAGAACTACACCGGCGCGCACAAGATCAACAATTGTCTGGCCCAGGCACTGCTCGCCGTACGGATGGGCAAGCGCCGTGTCATCGCCGAGACCGGCGCGGGGCAGCACGGGGTCGCGAGCGCCACGGCCGCTGCCCTGCTGGGCCTGGAGTGCGTCGTCTACATGGGCGAGGAGGACATCCGTCGTCAGGCCCTCAACGTGTTCCGGATGAAGTTGCTGGGCGCCGAGGTCCGGCCGGTGACCAGCGGCACCGGCACCCTGAAAGACGCAACCAACGAGGCCATCCGTGAATGGGTCACGCATGTCCGGGAGACCTTTTACATCCTGGGCAGCGTCGTGGGACCGCACCCCTACCCGGCGATGGTCCGGGATTTCCAGAGCATCATCGGCGAGGAGGTCATGCTGCAGCTTCCCGCGCTTGAAGGCCGCTCCGTCCCTGACGCCGTGGTCGCCTGTGTGGGTGGAGGCAGCAACGCCATCGGCATATTCGCGCCCTTCGCCTACCTGCCGCCGGACCAGCGCCCTCGCCTGATCGGAACCGAGGCGGCCGGAGAGGGCGTGCATACCGGCAAACATGCCGCTTCGGTGGCAGGCGGCCGGGTGGGTGTGCTTCACGGCTCGATGATGTACCTGATGAACGACGATGAGGGCCAGATTGTGCCGCCCCATTCCATCAGTGCTGGACTGGATTATCCCGGCATCGGTCCGGAGCATTGCTACTACAGCGACGCTGGGCTGGCCGAGTACGTCCCGGTCACCGATGCGCAGGCCCTGGAAGCCCTGCAGATGCTGACGCGCCTGGAAGGCATCATTCCTGCCCTGGAAAGCTCGCATGCCGTGTATCACGCAGTCGAATTGGCACGCACCATGCGCCCGGAGCAGGTGATCGTGGTTAACCTCAGCGGACGCGGCGACAAGGACGTGGCCGAGGTCATGCGTCTTCTGGACCTGAGCAGGGAAACAGCAAGTGGACAAAAGATTCAGGAGGTCAGCGCATGA